The Acidobacteriota bacterium genome window below encodes:
- a CDS encoding nucleotidyl transferase AbiEii/AbiGii toxin family protein, producing MIPTAYITQWANFVPWQTNEQVEQDLVITRAIVEIFSDDFLRERLAFRGGTALHKLYLTSQPRYSEDIDLVQIKPEPIKETLARLQSRLEFVGAASVAQKKDNNTLRFRFESEIPPVQPLKLKVEINCREHFNVMGLQKFPFATESDWFSGSTDIVTYRIEELLGTKLRALYQRRKGRDLYDLYKAYQEQRPDSQQIIEVYRKYIAFSVDNPPTRKQFLGNLETKMQDNEFLGDTRALLRPTEQYDANEAFNFIKDELIEKL from the coding sequence GTGATTCCTACCGCATATATCACCCAATGGGCCAATTTTGTCCCATGGCAGACAAATGAACAGGTCGAGCAGGACCTTGTGATCACACGCGCTATTGTGGAAATCTTTTCGGATGATTTCCTACGCGAACGACTGGCGTTTCGCGGCGGCACCGCTCTTCATAAACTCTACTTGACCTCGCAACCTAGGTATTCCGAAGATATCGATCTCGTTCAGATCAAACCCGAACCAATTAAAGAAACGCTTGCCCGCCTTCAAAGCAGGCTTGAATTCGTCGGTGCGGCATCTGTGGCTCAGAAGAAAGACAATAATACTCTGCGTTTTCGATTCGAATCGGAAATACCTCCGGTCCAACCTTTGAAACTAAAAGTCGAAATAAACTGCCGCGAACATTTTAACGTGATGGGTTTGCAGAAGTTTCCCTTTGCAACGGAATCTGACTGGTTTAGCGGAAGTACTGATATTGTCACGTACAGGATCGAAGAGCTTCTCGGAACGAAGCTTAGGGCTCTGTATCAGCGTCGTAAAGGGCGCGACCTCTACGATCTTTACAAGGCGTATCAAGAGCAACGGCCAGATTCTCAACAGATCATTGAAGTTTATCGAAAGTATATCGCTTTTTCCGTAGACAATCCGCCAACTAGAAAACAGTTTCTCGGGAACCTCGAAACCAAGATGCAGGACAACGAGTTCCTAGGCGACACACGGGCGTTGTTGAGACCAACGGAACAGTATGATGCTAATGAGGCATTTAATTTCATAAAGGATGAACTTATTGAAAAGCTCTAG
- a CDS encoding type IV toxin-antitoxin system AbiEi family antitoxin, with the protein MRSQSSQLRVEEWVDKEIAFGRSAFSLDRVESELPQYSETAIKRSLNRLSRKGTIISAHKGYYVIVTPQYSSRGILPPALFIDGLMRFLERSYYVGLLNAAAFYGAAHQVPQEFFVFTSLPPMRPTVKKGIKVNYITRKEIPDDLLENRKTETGVVKISSPELTAADLVQHHKRVGGLNRVVEVLSELTEAIRIEKLNNEFIQFVPTAVIQRLGYLLETATGAESLADGLYKAAALNVEKFFPVPLSTTKRKRGFPVETRWNVVVNETIDTE; encoded by the coding sequence ATGAGATCACAAAGTTCGCAACTAAGAGTCGAAGAATGGGTAGATAAGGAGATTGCTTTCGGCCGGAGCGCTTTCTCTCTGGATCGAGTTGAGAGTGAGCTGCCGCAGTATTCTGAAACCGCGATCAAACGTTCTCTGAACCGATTATCACGAAAGGGCACCATAATTTCCGCCCACAAGGGCTATTACGTCATTGTCACGCCTCAATACTCGTCACGCGGGATTCTTCCGCCGGCACTATTTATTGACGGACTAATGCGTTTCTTGGAGCGTTCATATTACGTTGGCCTTTTAAACGCTGCTGCATTTTACGGCGCGGCACACCAGGTGCCTCAAGAGTTCTTTGTCTTTACGAGTTTACCGCCCATGAGGCCGACCGTGAAGAAGGGGATAAAGGTAAATTACATAACCAGAAAAGAGATCCCAGATGACCTTCTCGAAAACCGAAAGACCGAAACAGGAGTTGTAAAGATTTCCTCGCCAGAACTTACCGCTGCCGATTTGGTGCAGCACCATAAAAGAGTCGGCGGTTTGAACCGAGTAGTTGAAGTGCTCTCAGAGCTGACCGAAGCGATCCGTATCGAGAAACTAAACAACGAGTTTATTCAGTTCGTTCCAACTGCCGTAATTCAGCGGCTGGGTTATCTGCTTGAAACAGCAACAGGTGCAGAGTCCCTTGCGGACGGGCTCTATAAAGCCGCAGCGTTAAATGTCGAAAAGTTCTTTCCTGTGCCATTAAGTACAACAAAAAGGAAACGTGGATTTCCGGTTGAAACGAGATGGAATGTAGTTGTAAATGAAACGATAGATACCGAATAG
- a CDS encoding type IV secretory system conjugative DNA transfer family protein yields MFSREWIEKFDASYGIPRKANEQYLPSYQAFWQWSADIGMCVFFIALGLLGSIVCLFAGYLLDVYGLITLVFWAMALICLAGSLVDSYSLMWAYRVRRMSTAHGSARWAKASDLIRCGLMNRIGGLPLPANALPLAKAFWGRDVYLPASQWLRHFVMFGPTGSGKSKTFFVSMIRAILTKSSCLVYDPKGELFAQTARSAETIYRLDLNDPTRSDRWNFIPKCRNDPAFTCQIAGMMLGIEGRRRTNADPFWGDAEQIALTAILLHIAEVYREKAIPAFAADFLLFLSGDGDQAFNDAMMNSPSLYAKQAYLAFRQAPVQTRGSILIGLYNKLRPFTLAPARMVMMPPTKDEAALGCRSINFADLRKPGTAIYLVVSEGAADVYKEFIATFIGQAVMEMRLDGVNEPEHPCFVLIDEAYQLNVSEVKRISGIGRGRGVGLGLGYQDLPQMYDQYGREQANAILGTIMTKIFLPGLDDVTAEYASKQLGETTIFSKTFQDFPGKKQDNTRYAEQKRALMLPNEIRQTAAHSEVLIISDTAPPIRAAYPPFAVHKNTSSAATKGQPREIHLGDIDPQFSFTDSGHANEAAEHDKAALKEVISSEVDRICSNERLSELAFPSAIEPALDSLEHQKDGESVKKDPVFNALNNLPVEVGYFSAQGNGGSLVIEHASI; encoded by the coding sequence ATGTTTTCGCGTGAATGGATTGAGAAATTCGACGCTTCCTACGGTATTCCAAGGAAAGCAAATGAGCAGTATCTGCCATCGTATCAAGCGTTTTGGCAGTGGTCGGCTGACATTGGCATGTGTGTTTTCTTCATTGCTTTGGGATTACTCGGTTCAATAGTCTGCTTGTTTGCGGGATATCTTTTAGACGTTTATGGTCTGATAACTTTGGTTTTTTGGGCGATGGCTCTGATCTGTCTTGCGGGTTCGCTTGTAGATTCCTATTCACTAATGTGGGCGTACCGCGTTCGACGAATGAGTACTGCCCATGGCTCAGCGCGGTGGGCGAAGGCATCCGATCTGATTCGCTGCGGTCTGATGAATCGGATTGGAGGATTGCCATTACCTGCAAATGCGCTTCCTCTCGCAAAAGCGTTTTGGGGTCGCGATGTATATCTTCCCGCAAGTCAGTGGCTTCGCCACTTTGTTATGTTCGGCCCGACCGGTTCCGGTAAATCAAAGACTTTTTTCGTGTCCATGATCCGGGCGATACTAACTAAATCATCATGTCTGGTTTACGATCCAAAGGGCGAGCTTTTCGCCCAGACGGCCCGTTCGGCCGAAACGATCTATCGTTTGGACCTCAACGATCCGACAAGAAGCGATCGGTGGAACTTCATTCCAAAATGTAGAAACGATCCTGCATTTACGTGTCAGATTGCCGGGATGATGCTCGGTATAGAAGGCCGACGCCGGACGAATGCGGATCCTTTCTGGGGTGATGCCGAACAGATAGCTTTGACGGCAATTTTGCTTCACATCGCGGAAGTTTACCGTGAGAAAGCTATCCCAGCGTTCGCCGCCGACTTTCTACTCTTCTTAAGCGGTGACGGCGATCAGGCTTTCAACGACGCGATGATGAATTCCCCAAGCCTCTACGCGAAACAAGCTTATTTGGCTTTTCGCCAGGCACCGGTTCAGACTCGCGGATCCATTTTGATTGGTTTGTACAACAAGCTTCGACCGTTCACACTTGCACCTGCTCGGATGGTAATGATGCCGCCAACCAAAGACGAAGCGGCTCTTGGTTGCCGCTCGATAAACTTCGCAGACCTTCGCAAACCCGGTACGGCAATTTACCTTGTCGTCTCGGAAGGGGCCGCTGACGTCTATAAAGAGTTTATCGCTACCTTCATCGGACAGGCCGTTATGGAAATGAGGCTCGATGGTGTAAATGAACCAGAGCATCCGTGCTTCGTTCTCATAGACGAGGCTTACCAGTTGAATGTATCGGAGGTTAAGAGAATATCAGGTATCGGGCGTGGACGCGGTGTTGGACTCGGTCTCGGATACCAGGACTTACCTCAGATGTACGACCAATACGGTCGTGAGCAGGCGAATGCGATACTCGGTACCATAATGACCAAGATCTTTCTGCCGGGCCTTGACGATGTGACTGCCGAGTACGCCTCAAAGCAGCTGGGCGAAACGACGATCTTCTCAAAAACATTTCAGGACTTTCCGGGAAAGAAACAGGACAACACCAGATACGCGGAGCAAAAGCGTGCCCTCATGCTGCCGAATGAGATTCGACAAACAGCAGCTCATTCCGAAGTGTTGATTATCAGCGACACCGCCCCGCCGATCCGCGCTGCATACCCGCCCTTTGCGGTTCACAAAAACACTTCTTCCGCCGCGACCAAAGGTCAACCTCGCGAGATCCACCTTGGAGATATTGATCCTCAATTCTCGTTTACAGACTCGGGCCATGCTAACGAGGCTGCCGAACATGACAAGGCAGCTCTCAAAGAAGTTATCTCATCTGAGGTCGATCGAATCTGTTCGAATGAACGTCTTTCAGAACTGGCTTTTCCATCTGCAATAGAGCCAGCACTTGACTCGCTGGAACATCAAAAAGACGGCGAATCGGTGAAAAAGGATCCAGTTTTCAACGCTCTCAACAACCTTCCTGTCGAGGTAGGATACTTTTCTGCCCAAGGTAATGGAGGTTCTTTGGTGATTGAACACGCATCGATCTAA
- a CDS encoding AAA family ATPase, translated as MIPFDASRPQINPRELVSDGKHGELFQLMAGHGYVPDEQVFEDFCESLKSGRAWLISGTRGSGKTAFPEALAAACNLSMCVVAGRDGLKQEEILYDWDNEEQAVWMREHLALAKQLPLEEQAEFLDNARRSKWQRRFLILGEVGMAYDLAASAASSTPMKPPPVLILDESDKFGASIEDSLLMPLERGLIYIPRYEGGTIGVPDWNSRPIVITTSNDLRHKLSSPFISRHVYSRFASPSLEKELEILSTRNKRATSAHLALTTKLIDAVRGIAGMEDHPSVRESIDIVAALERDSVESLNSKSLVRYFCYFVKTGASRELLTLQLDYLLGMTHAFHPDIDSWLGSRDASWKIRWPQFADNSL; from the coding sequence ATGATTCCGTTTGACGCATCCCGTCCACAGATCAACCCTCGCGAACTTGTCTCAGACGGAAAGCATGGTGAGCTTTTCCAACTGATGGCTGGACACGGATACGTGCCCGACGAGCAAGTATTCGAAGACTTCTGTGAAAGTCTTAAGTCTGGACGGGCATGGCTTATTTCCGGTACGCGCGGCAGCGGGAAGACTGCATTTCCCGAAGCGTTAGCCGCCGCCTGCAATCTTTCGATGTGCGTTGTTGCCGGACGCGATGGGTTAAAACAGGAAGAGATCCTCTATGACTGGGATAATGAAGAGCAAGCCGTGTGGATGAGAGAACACCTGGCACTCGCAAAACAACTGCCACTTGAAGAGCAGGCCGAGTTTCTCGACAATGCCCGACGCTCTAAGTGGCAGCGCCGATTTCTGATTCTTGGTGAAGTAGGAATGGCATACGACTTGGCGGCAAGCGCGGCGTCGAGCACTCCAATGAAACCACCGCCGGTGTTGATCCTTGATGAAAGCGATAAGTTTGGGGCCAGTATTGAAGATTCACTTCTTATGCCGCTCGAACGTGGACTGATCTACATTCCACGATACGAAGGCGGAACGATAGGCGTTCCCGACTGGAATTCGAGACCGATCGTGATCACGACCTCAAATGATCTGCGCCACAAACTCAGTTCGCCGTTCATTTCGAGACACGTTTACAGCCGGTTCGCGAGTCCTTCGCTGGAAAAGGAGCTTGAGATCTTATCGACAAGAAATAAACGCGCGACTTCAGCCCACTTAGCACTTACAACCAAGCTAATAGACGCCGTTCGCGGAATCGCCGGAATGGAAGATCATCCGAGCGTCCGTGAGTCGATCGACATCGTTGCAGCTCTCGAACGCGACTCGGTTGAGTCTCTGAATTCGAAAAGCTTGGTCCGATATTTTTGCTATTTCGTGAAGACCGGCGCGTCCAGAGAACTGCTGACTCTTCAACTCGACTATCTCTTGGGGATGACGCACGCCTTCCACCCGGACATCGATTCTTGGCTAGGCTCGCGCGATGCGAGTTGGAAGATTAGGTGGCCGCAGTTCGCCGACAATTCGTTATGA
- a CDS encoding lytic transglycosylase domain-containing protein — MKKRITHPITFLLLLFAGFPLAARAQEKQLVSRTSLGRMDVLSRARLFEATIDKAAKSEGVDPLILWTIAYNETRFRPWLTSPKNAQGLMQFMPATAARFGLANPYEPTSSLYAAAKYVKYLGRLFDWRLESVLAAYNAGEGTVSAYLYGRNLKSNGRLINASQRRTVNGVPPYKETLGYVSQGVQVYRWLKQQGRFGTAPIPFAAEKYPRSERQITATEVQESKAILVFYDPRTGRRSLISLETSDEAQQLSFGPVIVGQNIPTNSTRRARSTFAGEIVLSTHDR; from the coding sequence ATGAAAAAACGAATCACACACCCGATCACATTTCTATTACTGCTTTTTGCTGGTTTCCCTTTAGCTGCTAGAGCGCAGGAAAAACAACTGGTTTCTCGAACTTCACTCGGAAGAATGGATGTACTTTCACGTGCCAGATTGTTCGAGGCGACGATAGATAAAGCCGCAAAAAGCGAAGGTGTCGACCCGCTCATCCTATGGACTATCGCCTATAACGAAACGCGGTTCCGGCCATGGCTGACCAGTCCAAAGAACGCTCAGGGACTGATGCAGTTCATGCCCGCGACCGCTGCCCGGTTTGGGTTGGCAAACCCGTACGAGCCGACCTCATCGCTATATGCGGCAGCGAAGTATGTGAAGTATTTGGGACGCCTATTTGATTGGAGACTTGAGTCTGTTTTAGCCGCCTATAACGCCGGCGAAGGCACCGTTTCTGCGTATCTTTATGGACGAAATCTAAAGTCGAACGGACGATTAATCAATGCCTCGCAACGGAGGACGGTCAACGGTGTCCCGCCGTATAAGGAAACTCTGGGATATGTTTCGCAAGGCGTGCAGGTGTATCGCTGGCTTAAGCAGCAAGGCAGATTTGGCACGGCTCCGATTCCATTCGCCGCCGAGAAATATCCCAGGAGTGAAAGGCAGATCACGGCAACGGAGGTTCAGGAAAGCAAAGCAATTTTGGTTTTTTACGATCCGCGAACCGGTAGACGGAGCCTGATCTCTCTGGAAACTTCAGACGAGGCGCAACAACTCAGTTTCGGCCCCGTTATTGTCGGACAAAATATTCCAACAAATTCAACTCGGCGAGCCCGCTCAACTTTCGCCGGAGAAATTGTTTTATCAACCCACGATCGATAG